A genomic window from Phycisphaerales bacterium includes:
- a CDS encoding BatA domain-containing protein — translation MTFLNPTIALVGLACIAIPIIIHILMRRRRRPVPWAAMKFLIEAYRRQRRRMNLEQLLLLASRCLLVALLALALGKPVLGALGALTQGPRTLYLMIDNGLASGAASAGETTPALERSKSEALNLIKQLDQAQGDRVGIVALAGPSEPLVVPPTADLAAAGELIRALTPMHSRTDLAGGLARLRDELRRAPMQSGDALWLALMSDFRAGSADLEATLAPLAANEGQVSVLALGPATQPLDNTAITAVEPARSVLISTSEAGAAPTASTPVRVVLHRSGPGVNTAAVSTISVDAVSATVPAAPATGRAQTRINWAPGQDTASGYVTVDVPIPAQGSRTPVTLVATIDADAIAGDNTFRRPIDTRERLEVALLAPGAVGGKSTIDNYTPADWLALALAPEADPMRRRQSGEIRVTALDPARALAPLPGSRNAAGMLADFDAIIISNPDLVDAAGWRLVRAAADLGALVLVTPPAGPKEGVQIHTWTDAMLAGLSLQWQIGRESRTLSPAATLPPERLTPSGPDLLELLAAEMPELVKSVTVSQVLPLTGGPGAFETLLRLADGSPLLVMAQPGAASDDKTARASRGMVLFMTAAPDTRWTDLPTKPLMVPLIQELVRQGVGRSAGPRTAVAGGLATLPPGAAELAPIGEPAEGEPQQPPIQLDANSQPARPIRTAGLWAARSSAGTTLGVLAFNADPAGSATDTRSREEIARWLTPIASELTWIEPGSGPIAPGSPPGETAATGALTRDTKIPPISFPLLIAALAVAVIETGLARWFSHARAETGLIRATAGAQAAEKGAAA, via the coding sequence ATGACTTTCCTCAACCCCACCATCGCCCTCGTCGGCCTGGCGTGCATCGCCATCCCGATCATCATCCACATCCTGATGCGGAGGCGCCGTCGCCCCGTGCCGTGGGCGGCGATGAAGTTCCTCATCGAGGCCTACCGCCGCCAGCGCCGCCGCATGAACCTCGAGCAGCTCCTGCTGCTCGCCAGCCGCTGCCTGCTCGTTGCCCTGCTCGCACTCGCTCTCGGCAAGCCCGTGCTCGGCGCCCTGGGCGCCCTCACGCAGGGGCCGCGCACGCTCTACCTCATGATCGACAACGGCCTGGCCTCTGGCGCGGCTTCCGCCGGCGAGACCACCCCCGCGCTAGAGCGCAGCAAGTCCGAGGCCCTCAACCTCATCAAGCAGCTCGACCAGGCCCAGGGCGACCGCGTCGGCATCGTCGCCCTCGCCGGCCCCTCCGAGCCGCTGGTGGTCCCCCCGACCGCCGACCTCGCGGCCGCGGGCGAGCTCATCCGCGCCCTCACCCCCATGCACAGCCGCACCGACCTCGCGGGCGGCCTCGCCAGGCTCCGCGATGAACTCCGCCGCGCGCCCATGCAGAGCGGCGACGCCCTGTGGCTCGCCCTCATGAGCGACTTCCGCGCCGGTTCCGCCGACCTCGAGGCCACGCTCGCCCCGCTCGCCGCGAACGAAGGGCAGGTGAGCGTGCTCGCCCTCGGCCCTGCCACGCAGCCGCTGGACAACACCGCCATCACAGCCGTCGAGCCCGCCCGCTCCGTGCTCATCTCAACAAGCGAAGCCGGCGCGGCGCCCACCGCCAGCACCCCCGTGCGCGTCGTGCTCCACCGCAGCGGCCCGGGCGTGAACACGGCCGCCGTATCCACCATCAGCGTTGACGCAGTCTCTGCAACGGTGCCGGCCGCGCCCGCAACTGGCCGCGCCCAAACCCGCATCAACTGGGCCCCCGGCCAGGACACCGCCTCCGGCTACGTCACGGTCGACGTCCCCATCCCCGCTCAGGGCTCGCGCACCCCCGTGACCCTCGTCGCCACCATCGACGCCGACGCCATCGCGGGCGACAACACCTTCCGACGCCCTATCGACACGCGCGAGCGCCTGGAAGTCGCGCTCCTCGCCCCCGGCGCCGTCGGCGGCAAGTCCACCATCGACAACTACACCCCAGCGGACTGGCTCGCCCTCGCCCTTGCTCCCGAGGCCGACCCGATGCGTCGCCGCCAGTCTGGAGAGATTCGGGTCACTGCGCTCGACCCCGCCCGCGCCTTGGCTCCACTCCCCGGCAGCCGCAACGCCGCGGGCATGCTCGCCGACTTCGACGCGATCATTATTTCGAATCCCGACCTCGTCGATGCTGCGGGTTGGCGCCTCGTGCGTGCCGCGGCCGATCTCGGCGCGCTAGTCCTCGTCACGCCCCCCGCGGGCCCCAAGGAGGGTGTGCAGATCCACACATGGACTGACGCCATGCTCGCCGGACTCTCGCTCCAGTGGCAGATCGGTCGCGAGTCCCGCACCCTTTCGCCCGCCGCCACGCTCCCGCCCGAGCGCCTCACGCCCTCCGGGCCCGACCTGCTCGAACTGCTCGCCGCCGAAATGCCCGAGCTCGTCAAGAGCGTGACGGTCTCGCAAGTCCTGCCCCTCACCGGCGGACCCGGCGCTTTCGAAACGCTGCTACGGCTCGCCGACGGCTCACCCCTGCTGGTCATGGCCCAGCCCGGCGCCGCCTCCGACGACAAGACCGCCCGCGCCTCCCGCGGCATGGTGCTCTTCATGACCGCCGCGCCCGATACGCGCTGGACCGACCTGCCCACCAAGCCGCTCATGGTGCCGCTGATCCAGGAGCTGGTGCGCCAGGGCGTTGGCCGCAGCGCCGGGCCGCGCACCGCCGTCGCCGGCGGCCTCGCAACCCTGCCCCCCGGCGCGGCCGAGCTCGCGCCCATCGGCGAGCCCGCGGAAGGTGAGCCCCAGCAGCCGCCGATCCAGCTCGACGCCAACAGCCAGCCCGCACGCCCCATCCGCACCGCGGGCTTGTGGGCCGCCCGCAGCAGCGCCGGCACCACGCTCGGCGTCCTCGCCTTCAACGCCGACCCCGCCGGAAGCGCGACCGACACCCGCTCGCGCGAAGAGATCGCCCGCTGGCTGACGCCCATCGCCAGCGAGCTCACGTGGATCGAACCCGGCAGCGGACCCATCGCCCCCGGCAGCCCGCCCGGCGAAACCGCCGCGACCGGCGCCCTCACCCGTGACACCAAGATCCCGCCCATCAGCTTCCCGCTCCTCATCGCCGCCCTCGCGGTCGCCGTGATCGAAACGGGCCTTGCCCGCTGGTTCAGCCACGCCCGCGCCGAGACCGGCCTCATCCGCGCCACCGCCGGCGCCCAGGCCGCCGAGAAGGGAGCCGCGGCGTGA
- a CDS encoding DUF58 domain-containing protein, with protein MPDPQPTTHTPTAAEPTTSGRADRPALPEVDASLYLHPQTLARLASFELRAKMIVEGFSSGVHRSPFQGLSVEFAQHRPYVPGDDLRHLDWKVYGRTDKLHLKQHQQETNLDLIVLVDSSGSMNYGSRSFEDASGVGIKKSMDGRSNWTKFDHATALAAALSYITLRQGDRVGMVVFADEVRAMVRRSSSQGTWRQIVGALATHPVNTENRGRSTDFRRVIDQVLGKLTNRCLIALISDLFIDVEPIRDTFAQLKHAGHDLLVFQVLDRAEEEFGFTDTAPFEGLEGEPILRVDPRALRKAYLEVFNEHQSSVEKLVRGMGFDYQKINTHDWLGPPLAHFVARRNAMIKRSKYA; from the coding sequence ATGCCCGACCCACAGCCTACTACCCACACCCCCACTGCCGCCGAGCCCACCACGAGCGGGCGGGCCGATCGCCCCGCATTGCCCGAGGTTGACGCGTCGCTCTACCTCCACCCGCAGACCCTCGCCCGCCTGGCCAGCTTCGAGCTCCGGGCCAAGATGATCGTCGAGGGTTTCTCCAGCGGCGTGCACCGCTCGCCCTTTCAGGGGTTGTCAGTCGAGTTCGCCCAGCACCGCCCATACGTCCCCGGGGACGACCTGCGGCACCTTGACTGGAAGGTCTACGGCCGCACCGACAAGCTGCACCTCAAGCAGCACCAGCAGGAGACCAACCTCGACCTGATCGTGCTCGTGGATTCCTCCGGCTCCATGAACTACGGCAGCCGCAGCTTCGAGGACGCCTCCGGTGTCGGCATCAAGAAGAGCATGGACGGGCGCAGCAACTGGACCAAGTTCGACCACGCTACCGCCCTCGCCGCGGCCTTGTCCTACATCACCCTCCGCCAGGGGGACCGCGTGGGCATGGTCGTCTTCGCCGACGAGGTCCGCGCCATGGTCCGCCGCTCCAGCAGCCAGGGCACGTGGCGGCAGATCGTGGGCGCCCTCGCAACGCACCCGGTGAACACCGAGAACCGCGGGCGCAGCACCGACTTCCGGCGGGTCATCGACCAGGTGCTCGGCAAGCTCACCAACCGCTGCCTCATCGCCCTCATCAGCGACCTGTTCATCGACGTCGAGCCCATCCGCGACACCTTCGCGCAGCTCAAGCACGCGGGCCACGACCTGCTCGTCTTCCAGGTGCTCGACCGCGCCGAGGAGGAGTTCGGCTTCACCGACACAGCCCCCTTCGAGGGGCTCGAGGGCGAGCCCATCCTCCGCGTCGACCCACGGGCCCTCCGCAAGGCCTACCTCGAGGTCTTCAACGAGCACCAGAGCTCCGTCGAGAAGCTCGTCCGCGGCATGGGCTTTGACTACCAGAAGATCAACACCCACGACTGGCTCGGCCCGCCCCTGGCCCACTTCGTGGCCCGCCGCAACGCGATGATCAAGCGGAGCAAGTATGCCTGA
- a CDS encoding ATPase, T2SS/T4P/T4SS family, whose product MQHLTTAMGLSPTLGLEGFFLMNLWKPFLILIPFVPWAHVVSRVLDKHAARFFLNRDAWNMVHLVTGLVALIAVLAPYTKSEASFWIGWGIMIVLLVADVIVFALVANKDERVPAEHHLKLDFSSLAAKREAKAAAKLQGKVELVLKGPDKVLVPAPNGETPEFAVRLAAEQVYIKATSARASQIDIQPSGKEGVYAVSYLVDGVRSQPEPMPAAEAIKVMDFWKSVAKLDVNDRRKKQVADIAVERGDSRKKVRLTTIGGQGGMRVTMLFDPESQVRRKGAELGLLEPQMKALQDIIADAHGVVLLGAPLDGGRTTTMYSVLKMHDAYTKNVQTIEIDVQDALEGVRQNKFDPQADGAEYSTLTRTIMRRDPDVVGIAELPDPATAKEIARVDQERTRTYVSLKSESAMQALQTWMKAVGDLEQGSKCLRGAVGQKLIRKLCINCRVAYQPSPEMVKKLGLPPDKVKQLFKKGGQVLIKNKPEVCPICGGIGYIGQDGVFEVFPIGPAERAHLKAGDWNALKVEFRKAGLPTIQQAALKKAIDGTTSVEEVLRITTDGQQPAPAAAPAVAAPGAANGQAAPAAKPATAQNPKTPAKA is encoded by the coding sequence ATGCAACACCTGACGACCGCGATGGGGCTCAGCCCGACCCTGGGGCTGGAGGGGTTCTTCCTCATGAACCTCTGGAAGCCCTTCCTGATCCTGATCCCCTTTGTGCCGTGGGCGCACGTGGTCTCGCGGGTGCTGGACAAGCACGCGGCCCGGTTCTTCCTGAACCGTGACGCCTGGAACATGGTGCACCTGGTGACCGGCCTGGTGGCCCTGATCGCGGTGCTTGCGCCGTACACCAAGAGCGAGGCCTCGTTCTGGATCGGCTGGGGCATCATGATCGTGCTGCTGGTGGCCGACGTCATCGTGTTCGCACTGGTGGCGAACAAGGACGAGCGTGTCCCTGCCGAGCACCACCTGAAGCTGGACTTCTCGTCGCTCGCGGCAAAGCGCGAGGCCAAGGCCGCGGCCAAGCTGCAGGGGAAGGTGGAGCTGGTCCTCAAGGGGCCGGACAAGGTGCTGGTGCCGGCCCCCAACGGCGAGACGCCGGAGTTCGCGGTTCGGCTCGCTGCGGAGCAGGTATACATCAAGGCGACCAGCGCCCGTGCCTCGCAGATCGACATCCAGCCCTCGGGCAAGGAGGGCGTGTACGCCGTGTCGTACCTGGTGGACGGCGTGCGGAGCCAGCCCGAGCCGATGCCCGCGGCAGAGGCGATCAAGGTCATGGACTTCTGGAAGTCGGTGGCCAAGCTCGACGTCAATGACCGCCGCAAGAAGCAGGTCGCGGACATCGCGGTGGAGCGCGGCGACAGCCGCAAGAAGGTGCGCCTCACCACCATCGGCGGCCAGGGCGGCATGCGCGTGACGATGCTGTTTGACCCCGAGTCGCAGGTCCGCCGCAAGGGGGCCGAGCTGGGCCTGCTCGAGCCGCAGATGAAGGCGCTGCAGGACATCATCGCCGATGCCCACGGCGTGGTGCTGCTGGGCGCGCCGCTCGACGGCGGGCGCACGACGACGATGTACTCGGTGCTCAAGATGCACGACGCCTACACCAAGAACGTGCAGACCATCGAGATCGACGTGCAGGACGCCCTCGAGGGCGTGCGACAGAACAAGTTCGACCCGCAGGCTGACGGGGCCGAGTACTCGACGCTGACGCGGACGATCATGCGGCGCGACCCTGACGTGGTGGGTATCGCCGAGCTGCCCGACCCCGCGACGGCGAAGGAGATCGCCCGCGTCGATCAGGAGCGGACCCGGACCTACGTGTCGCTCAAGTCCGAGAGCGCGATGCAGGCGCTGCAGACGTGGATGAAGGCGGTGGGGGACCTGGAGCAGGGCAGCAAGTGCCTCCGCGGCGCCGTGGGGCAGAAGCTCATCCGCAAGCTGTGCATCAACTGCCGCGTCGCGTACCAGCCCTCGCCGGAGATGGTGAAGAAGCTGGGCCTGCCGCCGGACAAGGTGAAGCAGCTGTTCAAGAAGGGCGGGCAGGTGCTGATCAAGAACAAGCCCGAGGTCTGCCCGATCTGCGGTGGCATTGGCTACATCGGCCAGGACGGCGTGTTCGAGGTGTTCCCCATCGGCCCGGCCGAGCGGGCGCACCTCAAGGCGGGCGACTGGAACGCCCTCAAGGTCGAGTTCCGCAAGGCCGGCCTGCCGACCATCCAGCAGGCGGCCCTCAAGAAGGCCATCGACGGGACCACGAGCGTGGAGGAGGTCCTGCGGATCACCACCGACGGGCAGCAGCCCGCGCCGGCGGCGGCTCCCGCAGTGGCGGCGCCGGGCGCGGCCAACGGCCAGGCGGCTCCCGCGGCGAAGCCCGCGACCGCTCAGAATCCCAAAACCCCCGCCAAGGCCTGA
- the rplI gene encoding 50S ribosomal protein L9: protein MAKSVKLLLTENVEALGIVGDVVNVRTGYARNFLLPRNLATTPSDDLVKQLAGKRAEAEKMLAAQRKAREELAGKLQGVEVTLIRSCNDMGILYGAITQQDVAKALSEMGHSVKPRDVRIAQTIKRIDNYDVHVKLDSDLDSVIKLHVKPDRELELDKDAEPAGAAGAETEAQSAMKRQEAAEEAAKATRGTWGAGKPAATEAKADAPAKGEKKAKGDKADKAEKSDKAEKKAKPEASDGGEKKAKKK, encoded by the coding sequence ATGGCCAAGTCTGTCAAGCTGCTGCTCACCGAGAACGTCGAGGCTCTGGGCATCGTCGGGGACGTCGTCAACGTCCGCACCGGCTACGCCCGCAACTTCCTCCTCCCCCGCAACCTGGCGACCACCCCCAGCGATGACCTGGTCAAGCAGCTCGCCGGCAAGCGCGCCGAGGCCGAGAAGATGCTCGCAGCCCAGCGCAAGGCCCGCGAGGAGCTCGCCGGCAAGCTGCAGGGCGTCGAGGTCACCCTCATCCGCTCCTGCAACGACATGGGCATTCTCTACGGCGCGATCACGCAGCAGGACGTGGCTAAGGCCCTCAGCGAGATGGGCCACTCCGTGAAGCCCCGGGATGTCCGCATCGCTCAGACCATCAAGCGCATCGACAACTACGACGTGCACGTGAAGCTCGACAGCGACCTCGACTCCGTGATCAAGCTGCACGTGAAGCCCGACCGCGAGCTCGAGCTCGACAAGGATGCTGAGCCCGCCGGCGCTGCCGGCGCCGAGACGGAGGCCCAGAGCGCCATGAAGCGTCAGGAGGCCGCCGAGGAGGCCGCGAAGGCGACCCGTGGCACGTGGGGCGCGGGCAAGCCCGCCGCCACCGAAGCCAAGGCCGACGCCCCCGCCAAGGGGGAGAAGAAGGCCAAGGGCGACAAGGCGGACAAGGCCGAGAAGTCCGACAAGGCCGAGAAGAAGGCCAAGCCCGAGGCCAGCGACGGTGGCGAGAAGAAGGCCAAGAAGAAGTAA
- a CDS encoding serine hydrolase domain-containing protein encodes MRSIGSRRGWLSALLITAGSAFPAATLAQDAPKHSPTASPQAEPVQPKLTPLDLARLEAAADAECKWIIARGAAPGVCIAVGRAGEVVFARGYGRADIENDVRVTTDSAFRIASVTKQFTAAAIMKLVESGKVKLDEPVRTYLPDTPEQYKAVTIRHLLSHTSGIPDFIDQGRASELAAKVDVKYADIAGIVKDLPLEFEPGSKYAYCNTGYVMLGEVIARVSGVPYREFLKRELLDPLGLTRTGYTSFREIVPRRVRGYFDENGAFVNARYLSPDIPGASGALYSTANDLVKWTHLLHSAKVVSPESLKEMTTAATLNNGNHAEYGLGTQVMTRLGRPAFSHGGNGSGFSAFVSYWPGEDLTVVVLANGREVLPNLAGETVVSAALGLSPPAALLTPEELAQYEGTFTFNLGGRTFDLRVYPQDGNLVGHRAGNRPFRFFKRGEHRFVHEQDSDAEFTFTMNDGRATSLTLKNPRGEFAGQRKP; translated from the coding sequence ATGCGCTCGATCGGTTCTCGTCGGGGTTGGCTGTCCGCTCTCCTCATCACTGCAGGGTCTGCCTTTCCTGCCGCCACGCTCGCACAAGACGCGCCGAAGCACTCGCCGACCGCCTCACCGCAGGCTGAACCGGTCCAGCCGAAGCTGACGCCCCTCGACCTCGCCCGCCTCGAGGCCGCGGCCGACGCCGAGTGCAAGTGGATCATCGCGCGTGGGGCAGCGCCCGGAGTGTGCATCGCGGTCGGCCGCGCCGGCGAGGTCGTCTTCGCCCGCGGCTACGGGCGCGCCGACATTGAGAACGACGTCCGCGTCACCACGGATTCGGCCTTCCGCATCGCGTCCGTCACCAAGCAGTTCACCGCCGCGGCCATCATGAAGCTCGTCGAGTCCGGGAAGGTGAAGCTCGATGAGCCCGTCCGCACCTACCTGCCCGATACGCCCGAGCAGTACAAGGCGGTCACCATCCGCCACCTGCTCTCGCACACCTCGGGCATCCCCGACTTCATCGACCAGGGGCGAGCGTCTGAACTCGCCGCCAAGGTCGACGTCAAGTACGCCGACATCGCCGGGATCGTGAAGGACCTGCCGCTGGAGTTTGAGCCCGGGTCGAAGTACGCGTATTGCAATACGGGGTACGTCATGCTGGGCGAGGTTATCGCGCGCGTTTCTGGCGTCCCCTATCGCGAGTTCCTCAAGCGTGAGCTGCTCGACCCGCTGGGACTGACCCGCACGGGCTATACATCATTCCGCGAGATCGTCCCGCGCCGCGTGCGCGGGTACTTCGACGAGAACGGCGCGTTCGTCAACGCCCGCTACCTCAGCCCCGACATCCCCGGCGCCTCAGGTGCGCTCTACTCCACGGCCAACGACCTCGTGAAGTGGACGCACCTGCTCCACTCCGCGAAGGTGGTCAGCCCCGAGTCGCTGAAGGAAATGACCACCGCCGCGACACTCAACAACGGCAATCATGCCGAGTACGGCCTGGGCACTCAGGTCATGACCCGCCTCGGCCGCCCCGCCTTCTCCCACGGCGGGAACGGCAGCGGCTTCAGCGCCTTCGTCTCCTACTGGCCCGGCGAAGACCTCACAGTGGTCGTTCTTGCCAATGGACGGGAAGTGCTGCCCAACCTTGCCGGAGAAACGGTCGTCAGTGCCGCCCTGGGCCTTTCGCCGCCCGCCGCGTTGCTCACCCCAGAGGAGCTTGCCCAGTACGAGGGCACCTTCACCTTCAACCTCGGCGGTCGCACCTTCGACCTGCGCGTCTACCCGCAGGACGGCAACCTGGTCGGTCACCGCGCCGGCAACCGACCCTTCCGGTTCTTCAAGAGGGGCGAGCACCGCTTCGTTCACGAGCAGGACAGCGATGCCGAGTTCACCTTCACCATGAATGATGGCAGAGCCACCAGCCTCACCCTCAAGAACCCGAGGGGCGAGTTCGCAGGCCAGCGGAAGCCCTGA
- the ssb gene encoding single-stranded DNA-binding protein, translating to MASSLNKVMLMGNITRDIELRHTAGNMAVAKLGIATNRKWKTPEGETREEVMFIDCEAWGKTAEVINQYFSKGRPILIEGRLKLDQWEDKETKAKRSKHVVVIDAFHFVDSKPGGGGGSDMEEGGGQSRSSGGGNWGPRQNAPAPRQSAPAPAARPSAPAAPPMGDDDIPF from the coding sequence ATGGCCTCTTCGCTCAACAAAGTCATGCTCATGGGCAACATCACCCGCGACATCGAGCTCCGTCACACGGCGGGCAACATGGCGGTCGCGAAGTTGGGCATTGCCACCAACCGGAAGTGGAAGACACCCGAAGGTGAAACCCGCGAAGAGGTCATGTTCATCGACTGCGAAGCGTGGGGCAAGACTGCTGAGGTGATCAACCAGTACTTCTCAAAGGGCCGGCCGATCCTCATCGAAGGCAGGCTCAAGCTCGATCAGTGGGAGGACAAGGAGACCAAGGCGAAGCGCTCCAAGCACGTCGTCGTTATCGACGCCTTCCACTTCGTGGACAGCAAGCCTGGCGGCGGTGGCGGCAGTGATATGGAGGAAGGGGGCGGCCAGTCCCGCAGCAGCGGCGGCGGAAACTGGGGCCCGCGCCAGAACGCCCCCGCCCCGCGCCAGTCGGCACCGGCCCCCGCGGCCCGTCCCTCCGCTCCCGCGGCTCCGCCCATGGGCGATGACGACATCCCGTTCTGA
- the rpsF gene encoding 30S ribosomal protein S6, whose translation MATKRSYNYEAMFLIGQNVAADLTGVIQHINEILARGNAEVIAMRKWDERKLAYEIRGQKRGLYILVYFRAPGPDVAHIERDCNLSEKILRALILRADHMTGEQMQAADARKELEVEAKLRAERPATPAPVAAAAAPADAGEDQGEAGDEA comes from the coding sequence ATGGCAACCAAGCGTTCTTACAACTACGAGGCAATGTTCCTGATCGGCCAGAACGTCGCGGCCGACCTCACCGGCGTCATCCAGCACATCAACGAGATCCTCGCCCGCGGCAACGCCGAGGTCATCGCGATGCGCAAGTGGGATGAGCGCAAGCTCGCCTACGAGATCCGCGGCCAGAAGCGCGGCCTCTACATCCTCGTCTACTTCCGCGCCCCCGGCCCGGACGTCGCCCACATCGAGCGCGACTGCAACCTCTCGGAGAAGATCCTCCGCGCACTCATCCTCCGCGCCGATCACATGACCGGCGAGCAGATGCAGGCCGCCGACGCCCGCAAGGAGCTCGAGGTCGAGGCCAAGCTCCGCGCCGAGCGCCCGGCGACCCCCGCCCCCGTCGCGGCCGCCGCGGCCCCTGCCGATGCCGGCGAGGACCAGGGCGAAGCCGGCGACGAGGCCTGA
- the pth gene encoding aminoacyl-tRNA hydrolase, translated as MKLIVGLGNPGSQYTRTRHNAGFMVADRLCAKHGRGEPAKARFQAATTELSLGGEKVLVMKPTTFMNRSGQSISEAVRFFKVDAAKDLLVIVDDLYLPTGAVRLKPGGGAGGHNGLTSIQQLLGSDAYPRLRIGVGLQPSGGKPPFMDQADFVLGRFTSEEEPLLEGALSKAEQAVEVFAGKGLEAAMNFANAGPQRETQREKSPPKERPTDTT; from the coding sequence ATGAAACTGATCGTCGGACTAGGCAACCCCGGATCGCAGTACACCAGAACGCGGCATAACGCCGGGTTCATGGTGGCCGACCGCCTGTGCGCCAAGCACGGGCGGGGCGAACCGGCGAAGGCCCGCTTCCAGGCCGCGACCACCGAGCTTTCACTCGGGGGCGAGAAGGTCCTGGTCATGAAGCCGACGACGTTCATGAACCGCTCCGGTCAGTCGATCTCCGAGGCGGTCCGCTTCTTCAAGGTCGATGCCGCGAAGGACCTGCTGGTGATCGTCGATGACCTCTACCTGCCTACCGGCGCAGTGCGCCTCAAACCCGGCGGCGGCGCCGGTGGGCACAACGGGCTCACGAGCATCCAGCAGCTCCTCGGCAGCGACGCGTACCCGCGCCTGCGCATCGGCGTCGGCCTCCAGCCATCGGGCGGCAAGCCGCCCTTCATGGACCAGGCCGACTTCGTGCTCGGGCGATTCACCTCGGAGGAGGAGCCGCTGCTGGAAGGAGCACTCTCCAAGGCCGAGCAGGCCGTGGAGGTGTTCGCCGGCAAGGGCCTCGAGGCCGCGATGAACTTCGCCAACGCGGGACCCCAACGCGAAACCCAGCGGGAGAAGAGCCCGCCAAAGGAACGCCCCACCGACACGACGTAG
- a CDS encoding 50S ribosomal protein L25 — protein sequence MHEKSPLLTAKKRERLGSRYCERIRKQGGLPAIVYGHGEQPIPVYVEARETVRHITAGEKVFRMELENGFKDQIVLLKELQFDYLGTNIVHADFARVDLNERVKTRVPIHLIGEAKGLKTAGAILMHPTAELEIECRVVDLPDFIECNVADLDVGHAITAADVKLPREDMKLITDKHAMVAQIVVQAEVVTAEASTVAGAAEPEVLTAKKAEEGAAGAAKDAKGGAAAKPAAGGKDAKPAAGAAKPAGGGDKKK from the coding sequence ATGCACGAGAAGTCACCCCTCCTCACCGCCAAGAAGCGCGAGCGCCTTGGCTCCCGCTACTGCGAGCGCATCCGCAAGCAGGGCGGCCTGCCCGCCATCGTCTACGGGCACGGCGAGCAGCCCATCCCCGTGTACGTCGAGGCCCGCGAGACCGTCCGCCACATCACCGCCGGCGAGAAGGTCTTCCGCATGGAGCTCGAGAACGGCTTCAAGGACCAGATCGTGCTCCTCAAGGAGCTCCAGTTCGACTATCTCGGCACCAACATCGTCCACGCCGACTTCGCCCGCGTGGACCTCAACGAGCGCGTCAAGACCCGCGTGCCGATTCACCTTATCGGTGAGGCCAAGGGCCTCAAGACCGCCGGCGCCATCCTCATGCACCCGACCGCCGAGCTCGAGATCGAGTGCCGAGTCGTCGACCTGCCCGACTTCATCGAGTGCAACGTCGCCGACCTTGACGTGGGCCACGCCATCACCGCCGCCGACGTCAAGCTCCCCAGGGAGGACATGAAGCTCATCACCGACAAGCACGCGATGGTCGCCCAGATCGTCGTCCAGGCCGAGGTCGTCACCGCCGAGGCCAGCACCGTCGCCGGTGCCGCCGAGCCCGAGGTCCTCACCGCCAAGAAGGCCGAGGAAGGCGCCGCAGGCGCAGCCAAGGACGCCAAGGGTGGCGCGGCCGCGAAGCCCGCTGCTGGCGGCAAGGACGCCAAGCCGGCCGCCGGCGCCGCCAAGCCCGCCGGGGGTGGCGACAAGAAGAAGTAA